Proteins encoded in a region of the Leifsonia sp. PS1209 genome:
- the iolC gene encoding 5-dehydro-2-deoxygluconokinase, with product MTTTDSAVGTAEPPFDVLAIGRVGVDLYPLQDGVGLEEVSTFGKYLGGSATNVTVAAARHGRRSAIVTRTGEDPLGRYVSAEIARLGVDNRFVSTVPGLNTPITLCEIFPPDDFPLYFYREPIAPDLVIEPSELDLGAIRDARIFWATVTGLSKEPSRSSHHAAWDARGRAPLTVLDLDYRPMFWSSPAEATAEVSRALEKVTVAVGNREECEIAVGESDPQLAADALLDRGLDLAVVKQGPRGVLAKTRMETVEVEPFPVQVVNGLGAGDGFGGALCHGLLAGWPLEQVIRFANVAGAIVASRRECSTAMPTTAEVDALLEGASRGTR from the coding sequence ATGACCACCACAGACAGCGCGGTCGGCACGGCAGAGCCGCCCTTCGACGTGCTCGCCATCGGCAGGGTCGGCGTCGACCTCTATCCGCTGCAAGACGGCGTCGGCCTCGAAGAGGTCAGCACCTTCGGCAAGTACCTCGGCGGCAGCGCGACGAACGTCACGGTCGCCGCCGCCCGGCACGGACGCCGCTCGGCCATCGTCACGCGCACGGGAGAAGACCCGCTCGGCCGCTACGTGAGCGCGGAGATCGCCAGGCTCGGCGTCGACAACCGCTTCGTCTCCACGGTGCCCGGCCTCAACACCCCGATCACGCTCTGCGAGATCTTCCCGCCGGACGACTTCCCGCTCTACTTCTACCGCGAGCCGATCGCGCCAGACCTGGTGATCGAGCCGTCCGAGCTCGACCTCGGCGCCATCCGGGATGCGCGCATCTTCTGGGCCACCGTCACCGGCCTGTCGAAGGAGCCGAGCCGTTCATCCCACCACGCGGCGTGGGATGCGCGGGGCCGCGCGCCGCTGACCGTCCTCGACCTCGACTACCGGCCGATGTTCTGGTCGTCGCCCGCCGAGGCCACCGCGGAGGTGTCCAGGGCGCTTGAGAAGGTGACGGTCGCCGTGGGAAACCGCGAGGAGTGCGAGATCGCCGTCGGCGAGTCCGACCCGCAGCTGGCTGCGGACGCGCTGCTCGATCGCGGGCTCGACCTCGCCGTGGTGAAGCAGGGCCCGCGCGGCGTGCTCGCGAAGACCAGGATGGAGACCGTCGAGGTCGAGCCGTTCCCCGTGCAGGTGGTCAACGGCCTCGGCGCGGGCGACGGCTTCGGCGGTGCGCTCTGCCACGGGCTGCTGGCCGGCTGGCCGCTGGAACAGGTCATCCGGTTCGCCAACGTCGCCGGCGCCATCGTCGCCAGCCGCCGCGAGTGCTCGACGGCCATGCCGACGACCGCGGAGGTCGACGCCCTGCTGGAGGGAGCATCCCGTGGCACCCGTTGA
- a CDS encoding Gfo/Idh/MocA family oxidoreductase: MTTEPLRIAVVGAGIMGSDHISRIAGRITGAEVAAVVEPDATRAAAAAAGAPGAVTRSRIEDALEHDDIDAVIIATPGPFHESVLLPALDAGVDILCEKPLTPDSESSLRILEAEQKTDRPRIQVGFMRRFDEEYLQMKALIDSGDAGALLALHCAHRNPSTPPGYTETMLITDSVVHEIDVVPWLVGEPIAAVEVRKPRRNSLAPEGLREPQLVLLETASGVLADVEISVNIQFGYQVTTDAVFERSVAEIGRTSGIARWVNGAFRQAEHLTYTTRFARAYDTEVQRWVDAVRRGTIDGPSAWDGYLAAAVCEAGVSAQASGTRVEVSYVPRPAFYA; the protein is encoded by the coding sequence ATGACCACAGAACCGCTCCGGATCGCCGTCGTCGGCGCCGGGATCATGGGCTCCGACCACATCAGCCGCATCGCCGGGCGCATCACCGGCGCCGAGGTCGCGGCCGTCGTCGAGCCCGACGCCACCCGGGCGGCGGCCGCCGCGGCGGGAGCGCCCGGTGCCGTCACGCGCAGCCGCATCGAAGACGCCCTCGAACACGACGACATCGACGCCGTTATCATCGCGACGCCCGGACCGTTCCACGAATCCGTGCTGCTGCCCGCGCTCGACGCCGGGGTGGACATCCTGTGCGAGAAGCCGTTGACGCCGGACTCCGAATCGTCGCTGCGCATCCTGGAGGCCGAGCAGAAGACGGACCGTCCGCGCATCCAGGTGGGGTTCATGCGGCGGTTCGACGAGGAGTACCTGCAGATGAAGGCCCTCATCGACTCCGGCGACGCCGGCGCTCTGCTCGCGCTGCACTGCGCGCACCGCAACCCGTCGACACCTCCCGGGTACACCGAGACCATGCTGATCACCGATTCCGTGGTGCACGAGATCGACGTCGTGCCATGGCTGGTGGGGGAGCCGATCGCGGCCGTCGAGGTGCGGAAGCCGCGGCGGAACTCGCTCGCTCCCGAGGGACTACGCGAGCCGCAGCTGGTGCTGCTGGAGACCGCATCCGGTGTGCTGGCGGACGTGGAGATCAGCGTCAACATCCAGTTCGGCTACCAGGTGACCACGGATGCCGTGTTCGAGCGCAGCGTCGCCGAGATCGGCCGCACGTCGGGCATCGCCCGGTGGGTGAACGGAGCGTTCCGGCAGGCCGAGCACCTGACGTACACGACGCGGTTCGCCCGCGCGTACGACACCGAGGTGCAGCGGTGGGTGGATGCGGTGCGCCGCGGCACGATCGACGGACCGAGCGCCTGGGACGGCTACCTCGCCGCCGCCGTCTGCGAAGCGGGCGTGTCCGCGCAGGCCTCCGGGACCCGGGTCGAGGTCAGCTACGTGCCGCGTCCCGCGTTCTACGCCTAG
- a CDS encoding sugar porter family MFS transporter translates to MSEPTTSTASPRAGGGIPSPSRRYLRTVTVLSTFGGLLFGYDTGVISGALPFMRFADAALTPLQEGIVVSSLLVGAALGSFAGGRIADRRGRRTLLLWLAAVFFVAAVGCAVAPSIAVLVTARFVLGIAVGGASVTVPLYLAEMSPAARRGRLVTQNELMIVSGQLAAFTVNALIASLFPGNDGVWRWMLAVASIPAVILYFGMLVLPESPRWLILHGRFAEGLAALRRVREQDEASAEFDEIQAHAAPQNPGTAPERSAFSELAVPWVRRIFLIGIGVAMVQQLTGVNSIMYYGVQILQLAGFDQQAALVGQIANGVISVLATFVGIWLLGKVGRRPMLLTGLVGTTVSLLLVGVFSSTLDGSPALPFVVLGLTITFLAFQQGAVSPVTWLMLAEIFPARIRGFAFGLAALVLWLTNFVVGFLFPQLVDALGISTTFFLFFAVGIGGVVFVKLCLPETRGRSLEALERDFQLRR, encoded by the coding sequence GTGTCAGAACCAACAACGTCCACCGCATCGCCCAGAGCAGGGGGCGGGATACCGTCGCCGAGCCGCCGCTATCTCCGCACCGTGACCGTCCTGTCCACCTTCGGCGGCCTGCTGTTCGGCTACGACACCGGGGTCATCAGCGGCGCCCTGCCGTTCATGCGGTTCGCCGACGCCGCGCTCACGCCGCTGCAGGAGGGCATCGTCGTGTCGTCGCTCCTCGTCGGGGCCGCGCTCGGATCGTTCGCCGGAGGCCGCATCGCCGACCGCAGAGGCCGGCGCACGCTCCTCCTCTGGCTGGCCGCGGTGTTCTTCGTCGCCGCGGTCGGCTGCGCGGTCGCGCCGAGCATCGCCGTCCTGGTCACCGCGCGCTTCGTCCTCGGCATCGCCGTCGGCGGCGCATCCGTGACCGTCCCGCTCTACCTGGCCGAGATGTCGCCCGCCGCGCGCCGCGGCCGGCTGGTCACTCAGAACGAGCTGATGATCGTCAGCGGCCAGCTCGCCGCGTTCACCGTCAACGCGCTGATCGCGTCCCTCTTCCCCGGCAACGACGGCGTCTGGCGCTGGATGCTCGCCGTCGCGTCCATCCCCGCCGTCATCCTCTACTTCGGGATGCTCGTGCTCCCGGAGAGCCCGCGCTGGCTCATACTGCACGGCCGCTTCGCCGAGGGGCTCGCCGCCCTGCGTCGCGTCCGCGAGCAGGACGAGGCGTCGGCCGAGTTCGACGAGATCCAGGCGCACGCCGCGCCACAGAACCCGGGCACCGCTCCCGAGCGCTCCGCGTTCTCCGAGCTGGCCGTGCCGTGGGTGCGCCGCATCTTCCTGATCGGCATCGGCGTCGCGATGGTGCAGCAGCTCACCGGCGTCAACTCGATCATGTACTACGGCGTGCAGATCCTGCAGCTGGCGGGCTTCGACCAGCAGGCCGCGCTGGTCGGCCAAATCGCGAACGGCGTCATCTCGGTGCTCGCCACGTTCGTCGGCATCTGGCTCCTCGGCAAGGTCGGGCGCCGCCCGATGCTGCTCACCGGACTCGTCGGCACGACCGTGTCGCTCCTCCTGGTCGGCGTCTTCTCGAGCACCCTGGACGGTTCCCCCGCCCTTCCGTTCGTGGTGCTCGGTCTCACGATCACGTTCTTGGCATTCCAGCAGGGCGCCGTGTCGCCGGTCACCTGGCTGATGCTGGCCGAGATCTTCCCGGCGCGCATCCGGGGCTTCGCCTTCGGCCTGGCCGCCCTGGTGCTCTGGCTGACGAACTTCGTGGTCGGCTTCCTGTTTCCGCAGCTGGTGGATGCGCTGGGCATCTCGACCACGTTCTTCCTGTTCTTCGCGGTGGGCATCGGCGGTGTCGTCTTCGTGAAGCTCTGCCTTCCTGAGACCCGCGGCCGTTCCCTCGAAGCCCTCGAACGCGACTTCCAGCTCCGGCGCTGA
- the iolB gene encoding 5-deoxy-glucuronate isomerase: MRNGSEWVYGPGDLAEDGWESVVDARIPGWQHTGLRVAALDGGTVALAAGDVERMIVPLAGSFTVEYEEPGAERATQRLAGRASVFDGPTDVLYLGAGTAATIGGHGRVAVAEAVTAAGAGSGAGAGERRAAAYLPASAVPVELRGGGQSSRQVHNFGVPGALDAATLIACEVITPAGNWSSYPPHKHDEHRPGVESRLEEIYYFETAVTRGVDAPATAAPFAVFATYSSGERPIAIDARVSSGDIALVPHGYHGPAVAAPGYDLYYLNVMAGPDAERSWLITDDPAHGWVRQTWEAEGMDARLPYLPDRAASTAPEPTATPASTPASNEGAAL; this comes from the coding sequence ATGCGCAACGGCAGTGAGTGGGTCTACGGCCCCGGCGACCTCGCGGAGGACGGCTGGGAGTCGGTGGTGGATGCGCGCATCCCGGGCTGGCAGCACACCGGCCTGCGTGTCGCCGCGCTCGACGGCGGCACCGTCGCGCTCGCCGCGGGCGACGTGGAGCGGATGATCGTGCCGCTGGCGGGCTCGTTCACGGTCGAGTACGAGGAGCCGGGGGCCGAGCGGGCGACGCAGAGGCTGGCCGGGCGTGCATCGGTGTTCGACGGTCCGACGGATGTGCTCTACCTCGGCGCGGGAACGGCGGCGACCATCGGCGGGCACGGTCGGGTCGCGGTGGCCGAGGCGGTGACGGCGGCGGGCGCCGGGTCGGGCGCGGGCGCTGGGGAGCGTCGCGCTGCCGCGTACCTTCCGGCGTCTGCGGTTCCCGTCGAGCTGCGCGGCGGAGGACAGTCGAGCCGCCAGGTGCACAACTTCGGGGTGCCCGGGGCCCTGGATGCGGCCACGCTGATCGCCTGCGAGGTGATCACGCCGGCGGGCAACTGGTCCTCGTACCCGCCGCACAAGCACGACGAGCACCGGCCGGGCGTCGAATCCCGCCTGGAAGAGATCTACTACTTCGAGACGGCGGTGACGCGCGGGGTGGATGCGCCGGCAACCGCTGCGCCGTTCGCCGTGTTCGCGACGTATTCGTCGGGGGAGCGGCCGATCGCCATCGACGCGCGCGTGAGCAGCGGGGACATCGCGCTCGTGCCGCACGGATACCACGGGCCGGCTGTCGCCGCGCCCGGCTACGACCTCTACTACCTCAACGTGATGGCCGGCCCGGATGCGGAACGCTCCTGGCTGATCACCGACGACCCGGCGCACGGATGGGTGCGCCAGACCTGGGAGGCGGAGGGGATGGATGCGCGGCTTCCGTATCTGCCGGATCGCGCCGCATCCACCGCACCCGAGCCCACCGCGACCCCCGCATCCACCCCCGCATCCAACGAAGGAGCAGCCCTGTGA
- the iolD gene encoding 3D-(3,5/4)-trihydroxycyclohexane-1,2-dione acylhydrolase (decyclizing), which yields MTVSQAIVEFLAHQWTVDGDHRERTIAGTFGIFGHGNVAGIGQALKQYSVQDPALMPYHQARNEQAMVHEAVGYSRLRRRRGTFACAASVGPGATNMLTGAALATTNRLPVLLLPSDTFATRVADPVLQQLELPHDASMSVNDAFKPLSRFFDRIVRPEQLFSAALGAMRVLTDPVETGAVTIALPEDVQAEALDVPLEFLADREWHVRRPVPERGALARAVEAIAAAERPIIVAGGGVIYSDAAAELRAFAEATGIPVGTTQAGGGAIAWDHPLSLGSIGSTGTSAANRLAAQADLVIGVGTRYSDFTTASRTAFARDGVRFVNVNVASFDAYKHGSTLPVIADAREALVALRDALAGFATPSGYRDEIAREKRAWDALVDESFVDRKLDRPSQTEIIGAVNAASDPRDVVVCAAGSLPGDLHKLWRVRDDLGYHVEYAFSCMGYEIAGGMGAKRGAGDRDVIVMVGDGSYLMMHTELVSAVAEGVKIIVVLIQNHGYASIGHLSDTVGSQRYGTRYRFRDDAANAFDDGPALPVDLAANAASLGVDVIRVEPSANAIADLTAAVAQAKAASGPTLIHINSDPLLFSPDGEGWWDVPVAEASELDSTRAARDAYDEQKARQRPYAG from the coding sequence ATGACCGTGAGCCAGGCCATCGTCGAGTTCCTGGCCCATCAGTGGACCGTCGACGGCGACCACCGCGAACGCACCATCGCCGGCACCTTCGGCATCTTCGGGCACGGCAACGTGGCGGGGATCGGGCAGGCGCTCAAGCAGTATTCCGTGCAGGACCCGGCGTTGATGCCCTACCACCAGGCGCGCAACGAGCAGGCGATGGTGCACGAAGCCGTCGGATACTCGCGCCTACGGAGGCGGAGGGGGACGTTCGCCTGTGCCGCGTCCGTCGGGCCCGGCGCGACCAACATGCTCACCGGGGCAGCGCTCGCCACCACCAACCGGCTGCCCGTGCTGCTGCTCCCGTCCGACACCTTCGCCACCCGTGTGGCCGACCCCGTGCTGCAGCAGTTGGAACTCCCGCACGACGCCTCGATGAGCGTCAACGACGCGTTCAAGCCGCTGTCGCGCTTCTTCGACAGGATCGTGCGCCCCGAGCAGCTGTTCTCCGCCGCCCTCGGCGCCATGCGGGTGCTGACCGATCCGGTCGAGACCGGCGCCGTCACCATCGCGCTGCCGGAGGACGTGCAGGCGGAGGCGCTGGACGTCCCGCTGGAGTTCCTGGCCGACAGGGAGTGGCACGTGCGCCGCCCCGTGCCGGAGCGCGGTGCGCTCGCCCGCGCCGTCGAGGCCATCGCCGCCGCAGAGCGGCCGATCATCGTCGCGGGCGGAGGCGTGATCTACTCCGACGCGGCCGCCGAGCTGCGGGCGTTCGCCGAGGCGACGGGCATCCCGGTCGGCACCACGCAGGCCGGGGGCGGCGCGATCGCCTGGGACCACCCGCTGTCGCTCGGCAGCATCGGCTCCACCGGCACGTCTGCCGCCAACCGGCTCGCCGCGCAGGCCGACCTGGTGATCGGGGTCGGCACGCGCTACAGCGACTTCACCACCGCATCCCGCACGGCGTTCGCCAGGGACGGGGTGCGTTTCGTCAACGTCAACGTCGCGTCGTTCGACGCATACAAGCACGGGTCGACGCTTCCCGTGATCGCCGACGCCCGCGAGGCGCTCGTCGCCCTCCGCGACGCGCTCGCCGGCTTCGCGACGCCGTCCGGCTACCGCGACGAGATCGCGCGCGAGAAGCGGGCCTGGGATGCGCTGGTCGACGAGAGCTTCGTCGACCGCAAGCTCGACCGTCCGTCGCAGACCGAGATCATCGGCGCGGTCAACGCCGCGAGCGACCCCCGGGATGTGGTGGTCTGCGCCGCCGGATCGCTGCCGGGCGACCTGCACAAGCTGTGGCGGGTGCGCGACGACCTCGGCTACCACGTCGAGTACGCGTTCTCCTGCATGGGCTACGAGATCGCCGGAGGGATGGGCGCCAAGCGTGGCGCAGGCGACCGCGACGTGATCGTGATGGTCGGCGACGGCTCGTACCTGATGATGCACACCGAGCTGGTGAGCGCGGTGGCGGAGGGCGTGAAGATCATCGTCGTGCTCATTCAGAACCACGGCTACGCCTCCATCGGGCACCTCAGCGACACGGTCGGATCGCAGCGCTACGGCACGCGGTACCGGTTCCGCGATGACGCGGCGAACGCGTTCGACGACGGTCCGGCACTCCCGGTCGACCTCGCCGCGAACGCGGCCAGCCTCGGCGTCGACGTGATCCGGGTCGAGCCGAGCGCGAACGCGATCGCCGACCTCACGGCGGCAGTCGCGCAGGCCAAGGCGGCGAGCGGACCGACCCTCATCCACATCAACAGCGACCCCCTGCTGTTCTCGCCGGACGGCGAAGGCTGGTGGGACGTGCCAGTGGCGGAGGCGTCCGAGCTCGACAGCACCCGCGCAGCGCGCGATGCGTACGACGAGCAGAAGGCGCGGCAGCGGCCCTACGCCGGCTGA
- a CDS encoding CoA-acylating methylmalonate-semialdehyde dehydrogenase: MSDTELPVIPHYIGGRRTPSTSGRLAPVYDPAVGQPSAHVGLADEAEVAAAIDSAAAAFPGWRDTSMARRQQVMFAFRELLNARKGDLAEIVTSEHGKVVSDALGEITRGLEVVELATGFPHLIKGEHSENVSTGVDVYSLKQPLGVVGIVSPFNFPAMVPLWFLPVAIAAGNAVVLKPSEKDPSAAVWLAELFTEAGLPDGVFTVLQGDKVAVDGLLEHPEVQAISFVGSTPIARYIYETAARNGKRVQALGGAKNHMLVLPDADLDLVADAAVNAGFGSAGERCMAISVVVAVEPVADDLIAKVKERVAGLRVGDGRRNCDMGPLITREHRDKVASYIDVAIADGADVVIDGRGIEVDGAADGFWLGPTLIDRVSRTSRVYTEEIFGPVLSVVRVASYEEGVELINSGAFGNGTAIFTNDGGAARRFQNEVQVGMIGINVPIPVPVAYYSFGGWKQSLFGDAKAYGVHGFDFFTREKAVTSRWLDPSHGGINLGFPQTK, from the coding sequence ATGTCAGACACCGAGCTTCCCGTCATCCCGCACTACATCGGCGGGCGGCGCACGCCCAGTACCAGCGGGCGGCTCGCGCCGGTCTACGATCCGGCGGTCGGGCAGCCGAGCGCGCACGTCGGACTGGCGGACGAGGCGGAGGTCGCCGCGGCGATCGACTCCGCTGCCGCGGCGTTCCCCGGCTGGCGCGACACCTCGATGGCGCGGCGTCAGCAGGTCATGTTCGCGTTCCGCGAGCTGCTGAACGCCCGCAAGGGCGACCTCGCGGAGATCGTGACCAGCGAGCACGGCAAGGTCGTCTCCGACGCGCTCGGCGAGATCACCCGCGGCCTCGAGGTGGTCGAGCTCGCCACCGGGTTCCCGCACCTGATCAAGGGCGAGCACTCCGAGAACGTGTCGACCGGCGTCGACGTGTACTCGCTCAAGCAGCCGCTCGGCGTCGTCGGCATCGTGAGCCCGTTCAACTTCCCGGCGATGGTCCCTCTCTGGTTCCTGCCGGTGGCCATCGCGGCCGGCAACGCGGTGGTGCTCAAGCCGAGCGAGAAGGACCCTTCGGCCGCGGTCTGGCTCGCCGAGCTGTTCACCGAGGCGGGACTGCCGGACGGCGTCTTCACGGTGCTGCAGGGCGACAAGGTCGCCGTCGACGGCCTGCTCGAACATCCGGAGGTGCAGGCCATCTCGTTCGTCGGGTCCACGCCGATCGCCCGCTACATCTACGAGACCGCTGCCAGGAACGGCAAGCGCGTCCAGGCTCTCGGCGGCGCCAAGAACCACATGCTCGTGCTCCCGGATGCGGACCTCGACCTAGTCGCGGACGCTGCGGTCAACGCCGGTTTCGGGTCGGCGGGCGAGCGCTGCATGGCGATCAGCGTCGTCGTGGCCGTCGAACCCGTCGCCGACGACCTCATCGCCAAGGTGAAGGAGCGCGTGGCCGGCCTGCGCGTGGGAGACGGCCGCCGCAACTGCGACATGGGACCGCTCATCACGCGCGAGCACCGCGACAAGGTCGCGTCGTACATCGACGTCGCCATCGCGGATGGCGCCGACGTGGTCATCGACGGTCGCGGCATCGAGGTCGACGGCGCAGCGGACGGGTTCTGGCTGGGACCGACGCTGATCGACCGGGTGAGCCGCACCTCCCGGGTGTACACCGAGGAGATCTTCGGCCCGGTGCTGTCGGTGGTGCGCGTCGCCAGCTACGAGGAGGGCGTCGAGCTGATCAACTCCGGGGCGTTCGGAAACGGCACGGCGATCTTCACCAACGACGGGGGAGCGGCGCGCCGGTTCCAGAACGAGGTGCAGGTCGGCATGATCGGGATCAACGTGCCCATCCCCGTGCCGGTGGCGTACTACTCGTTCGGCGGGTGGAAGCAGTCGCTGTTCGGGGACGCGAAAGCGTACGGTGTGCACGGCTTCGACTTCTTCACCAGGGAGAAAGCCGTCACCAGCCGCTGGCTCGACCCGAGCCACGGCGGCATCAACCTCGGATTCCCGCAGACCAAGTAG
- a CDS encoding deoxyribose-phosphate aldolase, which yields MAPVDGPISAADFDRLRRIRAAEPAKIAEALAGRQTRDLLTGDERLFIVAADHPARGALGVGSDPRAMADRYDLVQRLASALERPGVDGVLGTPDIIEDLAVLGLLDGRIAVGSMNRGGLRGASFEMDDRFTAYDVDALVAARLDFAKLLVRINLADDATAATLAASADAVTAAAAARLPIMLEPFMSAWEAGRVVNDLSTDAVITSVAIASGLGASSAYSWLKLPVIDDMAAVMSATTLPTLLLGGDPVPGAKPGSAHDAWAGAIDLPGVKGLVVGRTLLYPEDGDVPSAVDRAAAIVH from the coding sequence GTGGCACCCGTTGACGGACCGATCAGCGCTGCGGACTTCGACAGGCTGCGCAGGATCAGGGCGGCGGAGCCGGCGAAGATCGCGGAGGCGCTCGCCGGCCGCCAGACCCGCGACCTGCTCACCGGCGACGAGCGCCTCTTCATCGTCGCCGCCGACCACCCGGCCCGCGGCGCGCTCGGCGTCGGCTCCGACCCGCGCGCGATGGCCGACCGCTACGACCTGGTGCAGCGCCTCGCCTCCGCCCTGGAGCGCCCGGGCGTCGACGGCGTGCTCGGCACCCCGGACATCATCGAAGACCTGGCCGTCCTCGGACTCCTCGACGGCCGCATCGCGGTCGGCTCGATGAACCGCGGAGGGCTGCGCGGCGCCAGCTTCGAGATGGACGACCGTTTCACCGCCTACGACGTGGATGCGCTGGTCGCCGCCCGCCTCGACTTCGCCAAGCTGCTGGTGCGGATCAACCTCGCCGACGACGCCACGGCGGCAACGCTGGCCGCCTCGGCCGACGCCGTCACCGCCGCGGCGGCCGCGCGCCTGCCGATCATGCTCGAACCGTTCATGAGCGCGTGGGAAGCAGGCCGGGTCGTCAACGACCTGTCGACGGATGCGGTCATCACGTCGGTGGCCATCGCATCCGGTCTCGGGGCCAGCTCGGCATACAGCTGGCTGAAGCTGCCGGTGATCGACGACATGGCCGCGGTGATGTCGGCCACGACGCTGCCGACGCTGCTGCTCGGCGGCGATCCCGTGCCGGGAGCCAAGCCGGGATCGGCGCACGACGCCTGGGCGGGCGCCATCGACCTGCCCGGCGTGAAGGGGCTGGTCGTCGGCCGCACCCTGCTCTACCCGGAGGACGGCGACGTGCCGTCCGCCGTCGACCGGGCGGCCGCCATCGTGCACTGA
- a CDS encoding sugar phosphate isomerase/epimerase, with amino-acid sequence MTDSTPALRIGTAPDSWGVWFADDPKQIPWQRFLDEVVASGYTWIELGPYGYLPTDPHQLEDELGSRGLKLSAGTVFTGFHKGEDQWQRAWDQALQVAGLATALGAEHLVVIPDLWRSDATEEVLENRTLDDEQWAKLAAGHDKLGKALLEEFGMHQQFHSHADSHVGTYGEVERFLTETDAAYTNLCLDTGHFSYYLGDNLKLIRAYPERIGYLHLKQVDTDILADVLKNDVPFATAVARGVMTEPPAGVPDFAPIIEAVSAIDQNIFAIVEQDMYGTDIERPYPIAKRTRDHIFGCTRHARQD; translated from the coding sequence ATGACAGACAGCACCCCCGCCCTGCGGATCGGCACCGCCCCGGACTCGTGGGGCGTCTGGTTCGCCGATGACCCGAAGCAGATTCCGTGGCAGCGCTTCCTCGACGAGGTGGTCGCCTCCGGCTACACCTGGATCGAGCTCGGGCCGTACGGCTATCTGCCCACCGACCCGCACCAGCTGGAGGACGAACTCGGCTCGCGCGGACTGAAGCTATCCGCCGGAACGGTGTTCACCGGCTTCCACAAGGGGGAGGACCAGTGGCAGCGGGCATGGGACCAGGCGCTGCAGGTCGCCGGGCTCGCCACCGCGCTCGGCGCGGAGCACCTCGTCGTGATCCCGGATCTGTGGCGCAGCGACGCCACCGAGGAGGTGCTCGAGAACCGCACGCTCGACGACGAGCAGTGGGCGAAGCTCGCCGCCGGCCACGACAAGCTCGGCAAGGCGCTCCTGGAAGAGTTCGGGATGCACCAGCAGTTCCACTCGCACGCCGACAGCCACGTCGGAACGTACGGCGAGGTCGAGCGGTTCCTCACGGAGACCGACGCCGCGTACACGAACCTGTGCCTCGACACCGGGCACTTCTCCTACTACCTCGGTGACAACCTGAAACTCATCCGGGCGTATCCGGAGCGCATCGGCTACCTGCACCTCAAGCAGGTGGACACCGACATCCTCGCCGACGTGCTGAAGAACGACGTCCCGTTCGCCACGGCGGTCGCCCGCGGCGTCATGACGGAGCCGCCGGCCGGCGTGCCCGACTTCGCGCCGATCATCGAAGCCGTCAGCGCCATCGACCAGAACATCTTCGCCATCGTCGAGCAGGACATGTACGGCACCGACATCGAGCGTCCGTACCCGATCGCGAAGCGCACCCGCGACCACATCTTCGGATGCACGCGGCACGCCCGGCAGGACTGA